A stretch of Phytoactinopolyspora mesophila DNA encodes these proteins:
- a CDS encoding rhomboid family intramembrane serine protease, protein MSGSGDQLNARGDSPDVPVCYRHSGRETYIRCSRCNRFICPECMTAAPVGFHCPECIAEGKKSVREPRTALGGQIRENGDVITKSLIGINLVMWLLVLLIQDGAVSAQTGGVWNEIPARFALVLGSTADPVSLGVVDGEWYRLLTAAFLHQEFWHIGLNMFALWILGSALEPVLGRWRFLTLFLLSALGGSAVSLLGADHPYVMSLGASGAVFGLLGALFIVMRRFGRDVSAVMVILAINVVIGFTMPRIDWRAHLGGLIVGAILAFVFAHAPRQHRTVWSVAACVVVAGGVVATAVVAVS, encoded by the coding sequence ATGAGCGGATCCGGTGACCAGCTGAACGCCCGCGGCGACAGCCCGGACGTGCCGGTCTGTTATCGGCACTCGGGCCGGGAAACCTATATCCGCTGCTCGCGTTGCAATCGGTTCATCTGTCCGGAATGCATGACGGCCGCGCCCGTCGGCTTTCACTGCCCGGAATGTATCGCGGAGGGAAAGAAGTCCGTCCGTGAGCCGCGAACGGCTCTCGGCGGGCAGATCCGCGAGAACGGCGACGTGATCACCAAGTCGCTGATCGGCATCAACCTGGTCATGTGGCTGCTGGTCCTGTTGATCCAGGACGGCGCTGTATCCGCCCAGACGGGCGGGGTCTGGAACGAGATTCCGGCGAGGTTCGCCCTGGTGCTCGGTTCGACGGCCGACCCGGTATCGCTGGGCGTTGTGGACGGCGAGTGGTACCGATTGCTCACCGCGGCGTTCCTGCATCAGGAGTTCTGGCACATCGGTCTCAACATGTTCGCGCTGTGGATTCTGGGCAGCGCGCTCGAACCGGTGCTGGGCCGATGGCGTTTTCTGACACTGTTCCTGCTCTCCGCGCTGGGCGGCTCCGCGGTCTCGCTCCTCGGAGCGGATCACCCTTATGTGATGTCGCTGGGCGCGTCTGGAGCCGTCTTCGGCCTGCTCGGGGCGCTGTTCATCGTTATGCGGCGATTCGGGCGGGACGTCAGCGCGGTGATGGTCATCCTCGCGATCAATGTGGTGATCGGCTTCACCATGCCGCGCATCGACTGGCGCGCGCATTTGGGCGGGCTGATCGTCGGCGCCATTCTTGCCTTCGTCTTCGCCCACGCACCACGCCAGCATCGCACGGTGTGGAGTGTGGCAGCGTGCGTCGTCGTCGCAGGTGGAGTCGTTGCCACGGCCGTGGTGGCAGTCTCGTGA
- a CDS encoding DUF881 domain-containing protein encodes MPERTATARGWKIAAPLVLAMCGILLVISAKTSGGTDLRGSDLLEMPELVRAEERRVQQLAAQADELQAEVDSLTESRADDDTRRVQEQVEALRPAAGMTPVEGPGLTVTLDDAPRPVERQELAPNTHIEDYIVHQQDLEAVMNALWAGGAEALMVMDQRIGYTSTVRCVGSFLFLEGRQYSPPYKISAIGDPEALQAALDQSDAVSWFRSASDALGLGYGVELAETITMPAYETALTTGSRL; translated from the coding sequence ATGCCAGAGCGCACCGCCACGGCGCGTGGCTGGAAAATCGCGGCGCCGCTCGTGCTCGCGATGTGTGGCATCCTGCTCGTCATCAGCGCCAAGACTTCCGGTGGTACCGACCTCCGGGGCAGTGATCTGCTGGAGATGCCGGAACTCGTCCGCGCCGAGGAACGCCGCGTCCAGCAACTGGCCGCCCAGGCAGACGAGCTTCAAGCCGAAGTGGACAGTCTGACCGAGAGTCGCGCCGACGACGATACGAGACGTGTCCAAGAGCAAGTCGAAGCGCTGCGCCCCGCAGCCGGCATGACACCGGTAGAGGGACCAGGGCTGACCGTGACGCTCGACGACGCTCCCCGGCCGGTCGAACGCCAGGAGCTCGCCCCCAACACGCACATCGAGGACTACATCGTCCATCAGCAAGACCTCGAAGCAGTCATGAATGCGCTGTGGGCGGGTGGCGCCGAGGCGTTGATGGTGATGGACCAGCGGATTGGTTACACCAGTACGGTGCGATGTGTCGGGTCGTTCCTGTTTCTCGAAGGGCGGCAGTACTCGCCGCCGTACAAGATCTCGGCTATCGGTGACCCGGAGGCGCTGCAGGCCGCGCTTGACCAATCCGACGCGGTCTCGTGGTTCCGGTCGGCGTCCGACGCCCTCGGGCTCGGGTACGGAGTGGAGCTTGCCGAGACGATCACCATGCCCGCCTACGAAACCGCGCTGACGACAGGAAGCAGACTATGA
- a CDS encoding SDR family NAD(P)-dependent oxidoreductase yields the protein MPEPIAPGTSRTWFITGAGRGLGREFTKAALEAGDQVAATARTPSAMDDLAAEYGSRLAVLALDVTDREGVLAAVDHAVARFDRLDVVVNNAGIASYGAVEEFTEADARAQLETNFFGALWVSQAVLPRLREQGSGHIVQISSIGGLAAFPTTGLYSASKWALEGMSEALAMEVAPFGIKLTIVEPGGYWTGLYDNMLQPAAHPAYTNMRSELARHWADNSVDSAPHLAAEALMKLVQSDDPPLRLILGSTVFDAALDITRQRIQAWQSWEEVSRAAEQAIPAPAS from the coding sequence ATGCCCGAACCGATCGCCCCGGGTACCTCGCGGACCTGGTTCATCACCGGCGCCGGCCGTGGGCTGGGCCGGGAGTTCACCAAGGCGGCGCTTGAAGCCGGAGATCAAGTGGCTGCCACTGCGCGCACGCCCTCCGCGATGGACGACCTCGCCGCCGAATACGGCTCAAGGCTGGCCGTCCTCGCGCTCGACGTGACCGACCGAGAAGGGGTCCTTGCTGCCGTTGACCACGCCGTCGCCCGGTTCGATCGCCTGGACGTCGTGGTCAACAATGCGGGCATCGCATCGTACGGCGCGGTAGAGGAGTTCACTGAGGCCGACGCCCGGGCCCAGCTCGAGACGAACTTCTTCGGTGCTCTGTGGGTCAGCCAGGCCGTACTTCCGAGGTTGAGGGAGCAAGGCTCCGGACACATCGTTCAGATTTCTAGTATCGGAGGGCTGGCGGCGTTCCCCACCACCGGGCTGTACAGCGCCAGCAAATGGGCGCTAGAGGGCATGAGTGAGGCGTTGGCCATGGAAGTGGCGCCGTTCGGTATCAAGCTCACGATCGTCGAACCCGGCGGCTACTGGACGGGGCTGTACGACAACATGCTGCAGCCCGCGGCCCACCCGGCATATACCAATATGCGATCCGAACTGGCTCGGCATTGGGCGGACAACTCGGTGGACAGTGCGCCCCATCTCGCCGCTGAAGCGCTCATGAAACTAGTGCAAAGTGATGACCCGCCGTTGCGGCTGATCCTTGGCAGCACGGTGTTCGACGCCGCATTGGACATCACACGACAGCGGATACAGGCCTGGCAAAGCTGGGAGGAAGTCAGCCGCGCGGCCGAGCAGGCTATCCCGGCCCCGGCTTCGTAA
- the pknB gene encoding Stk1 family PASTA domain-containing Ser/Thr kinase: MSEPQLLGDRYELGEVIGRGGMAEVRRGRDTRLGRIVALKMLRVDHASDATFQARFRREAQSAASLNHRNIVAVYDTGEDMVNGHRVPYIVMEYVEGHTLREMVRDQARFTPERTIEVISAMLDALEYSHRGGIVHRDIKPGNIMITTAGEVKVMDFGIARSLADTGMALTQTAAVVGTAQYISPEQARGEQADARSDLYAVGCVMYELLTGRPPFVGESLVSVAVSHVREMATPPSVLDPSIPADLDAIVMKALTKAREERYQSAYEMRADLQRAAAGLPVAAYADTSATTQLMGSSAPAYDDTHMLDSDTLHGDEDLEDDEAKGVSWWAVVLGALAVLAIAGLIGFLLFRSDGVQQVTVPTLVGESQADAEAALEARDLVPVVDTEPTGDADQVGNVMSQNPAPNTQLEEGSEVTIVVGVDPDEVQVPGVVGRSQEQAEEMLVDAGLRPGSIETQDSDRPAGEVLSTDPEPGTSVAPNTTVNLVVSSGVQEVEVPELIGETRIAAESELARLGLEADVRYEVTGDFPADTVFNQTPDAGTSVDEGSSVILWVSEAPEEEPDNGDENGNNDNGNNDNGNDENGNQNGNDQNGNDQNGDQNGDQNGDDDGDDEGDEGDLLGGDWGGGD; the protein is encoded by the coding sequence ATGAGCGAGCCGCAACTCCTCGGAGATCGCTATGAGCTCGGCGAGGTGATTGGCCGTGGCGGCATGGCGGAGGTACGGCGGGGACGTGACACGCGTCTGGGTCGCATCGTGGCGCTCAAAATGCTGCGCGTCGACCACGCGTCGGATGCGACGTTCCAGGCACGGTTCCGCCGCGAGGCACAGTCCGCGGCGTCGCTGAACCACCGGAACATCGTCGCGGTCTACGACACCGGCGAAGACATGGTGAATGGACACCGGGTCCCGTACATCGTCATGGAATACGTCGAGGGGCACACGCTCCGCGAGATGGTCCGTGACCAGGCGAGGTTTACGCCGGAGCGAACCATCGAGGTCATCAGCGCGATGCTCGACGCGCTGGAGTACAGCCACCGGGGCGGAATCGTCCACCGCGACATCAAGCCGGGCAACATCATGATCACCACGGCCGGCGAGGTCAAGGTGATGGACTTCGGTATCGCCCGTTCGCTGGCCGACACCGGTATGGCGCTCACCCAGACCGCGGCGGTGGTCGGCACCGCGCAGTACATCTCGCCGGAACAGGCTCGGGGCGAGCAGGCCGACGCCCGCAGCGACCTCTACGCCGTCGGCTGTGTGATGTACGAGCTGCTGACCGGCCGGCCACCGTTCGTCGGTGAGTCGCTGGTGTCGGTTGCCGTGTCACATGTGCGCGAGATGGCCACCCCGCCGTCGGTGCTCGACCCGTCCATTCCAGCCGATCTCGATGCCATCGTCATGAAGGCCCTGACGAAGGCTCGCGAAGAGCGTTACCAGAGCGCTTACGAGATGCGGGCCGACCTTCAGCGCGCGGCGGCCGGGCTCCCGGTGGCGGCCTATGCGGACACTTCCGCGACCACCCAGCTGATGGGGTCCTCGGCCCCGGCGTACGACGACACCCACATGCTCGACTCCGACACGCTGCACGGTGACGAGGACCTCGAGGACGACGAAGCCAAGGGTGTGAGCTGGTGGGCGGTGGTCCTGGGCGCCTTGGCGGTGCTGGCCATCGCCGGCCTGATCGGCTTCCTGCTCTTCCGCTCCGACGGCGTGCAGCAAGTGACCGTACCCACCCTGGTGGGCGAGAGCCAGGCGGACGCGGAAGCGGCGCTGGAGGCCCGCGATCTCGTTCCCGTGGTGGACACTGAACCTACGGGCGACGCCGACCAGGTCGGCAACGTCATGAGCCAGAATCCGGCGCCGAACACCCAGCTCGAAGAGGGCTCCGAGGTGACGATCGTCGTCGGTGTCGACCCGGACGAGGTGCAGGTGCCCGGGGTGGTCGGCCGATCTCAGGAGCAGGCCGAGGAGATGCTCGTGGACGCTGGCCTGCGGCCCGGCAGCATAGAGACTCAGGACAGCGACCGGCCCGCCGGCGAGGTACTCAGTACGGATCCTGAGCCCGGCACCTCCGTAGCGCCCAACACCACGGTGAATCTTGTTGTGTCGAGCGGCGTCCAGGAGGTCGAGGTCCCCGAGCTGATCGGTGAGACGCGGATCGCCGCGGAGAGCGAGCTCGCCCGCCTGGGCCTGGAAGCCGACGTGCGGTACGAGGTTACGGGCGATTTCCCGGCCGACACCGTGTTCAACCAGACGCCGGACGCGGGCACCAGCGTCGACGAGGGCTCCTCGGTCATCCTCTGGGTGTCTGAAGCACCGGAAGAGGAGCCGGACAACGGTGACGAGAACGGCAACAACGACAACGGCAACAACGACAACGGGAACGACGAGAACGGCAATCAGAACGGCAACGACCAAAACGGCAACGACCAAAACGGTGACCAGAACGGTGACCAGAACGGCGACGACGACGGCGACGACGAGGGCGACGAAGGTGACCTGCTCGGCGGCGACTGGGGCGGCGGCGACTAG
- a CDS encoding YqeB family protein, whose protein sequence is MSAEPELGRGTTLIEPTAAARVFVHVGIPLLGAAAGLLLRWLAGRATSVAWMPFQGPLELIDSLPEPYVTIGAMIAGLVAGWVIALLAESEALHVSVADHEVTLGRDGSAQRVSRTSATAVFVEGKDLVILGTATEELARSTFDMDDDDVRRLGEVFQSHAWPWCAEGDPHRHQYRRWVDGAPDLPPGPNAILRAREKTLKQGDKDDAAQLRTELAALDVVVRDEPKGRQFWRYTTNAQP, encoded by the coding sequence ATGAGCGCCGAGCCGGAGCTCGGGCGGGGCACCACTCTGATCGAACCTACCGCCGCCGCACGCGTATTCGTTCATGTCGGGATTCCGCTCCTGGGGGCCGCGGCGGGCCTGCTCCTCCGGTGGCTGGCTGGGCGCGCGACCAGTGTTGCGTGGATGCCGTTCCAGGGCCCGCTAGAACTGATCGATTCACTGCCTGAGCCCTACGTCACCATCGGCGCGATGATCGCTGGACTGGTCGCCGGTTGGGTCATCGCGCTTCTCGCCGAGAGCGAGGCCCTCCACGTGAGTGTCGCTGATCATGAGGTGACCCTCGGCCGTGATGGTTCGGCACAGCGGGTCTCCCGAACATCCGCAACCGCGGTGTTCGTGGAAGGCAAGGACCTGGTGATCCTGGGGACCGCCACCGAAGAGCTGGCGCGGAGTACGTTCGACATGGACGACGACGACGTCCGGCGTCTCGGAGAAGTGTTCCAGTCGCATGCCTGGCCGTGGTGTGCGGAAGGCGATCCGCATCGGCATCAGTACCGGCGGTGGGTCGACGGCGCGCCCGATCTCCCGCCTGGCCCCAACGCCATTCTCCGGGCTCGGGAGAAGACATTGAAGCAGGGCGACAAGGACGATGCCGCGCAGTTGCGTACCGAACTGGCGGCCCTCGACGTTGTCGTGCGTGACGAACCGAAAGGCCGACAGTTCTGGCGCTACACCACGAACGCGCAACCTTGA
- a CDS encoding aminodeoxychorismate/anthranilate synthase component II — translation MTPGEPLRILVVDNYDSFVFNLVQYLEQLGVECEVRRNDDVPSVDGYNGVLLSPGPGTPERAGVCMELIRESAGTVPIFGVCLGLQAIGAVYGATVGRAPELLHGKTSQVRHRSAGVLDGLADPFTATRYHSLAIEPATMPAELETTAWTDGGVIMAARHRDLPVEGVQFHPESVLTEGGHRLLANWLTVCGDTDAVRRSAGLAPVVSR, via the coding sequence ATGACACCAGGGGAGCCGCTGCGCATCCTCGTCGTGGACAACTACGACAGCTTTGTGTTCAACCTGGTGCAGTACCTTGAGCAGTTGGGTGTCGAGTGCGAGGTCCGTCGCAACGACGACGTCCCGTCGGTCGACGGGTACAACGGCGTGTTGCTCTCGCCCGGTCCGGGAACGCCGGAACGCGCCGGCGTGTGTATGGAACTGATCCGCGAATCCGCCGGCACGGTGCCGATCTTCGGGGTCTGCCTCGGACTGCAGGCCATCGGTGCCGTCTACGGAGCCACGGTCGGCCGGGCGCCCGAGCTGCTGCATGGCAAGACCAGCCAGGTGCGGCACCGATCGGCGGGAGTGCTCGACGGACTGGCGGACCCCTTCACCGCGACGCGTTATCACTCACTCGCCATCGAACCCGCGACCATGCCGGCAGAGCTTGAGACCACGGCTTGGACTGACGGCGGCGTCATCATGGCAGCCAGGCACCGCGATCTGCCCGTCGAGGGTGTCCAGTTCCACCCTGAGTCGGTCCTGACCGAGGGCGGGCACCGGCTGCTGGCCAACTGGCTCACCGTCTGCGGTGATACCGACGCGGTCCGGCGCTCGGCCGGACTCGCGCCGGTGGTATCACGCTAG
- a CDS encoding sensor histidine kinase, with translation MEHAPADHQVRGQRLHWSLPGELAVPDDEHTPGSRRTLRDWAADVALFGAAAAFWAPTLGDPTPSAPDVPDWFVTVDPWVGAAACLALWLRRRFPVALVLGLIPVLVVSDSAFGAAMVAVLTVAVHRRWQTAALVTAPYVVMGALAGYAYPDPDLTRRGTMITVVLMFLVPLVSGIAIRSRRQLVVSLHRDAERQRREHERRLGESRRAEREQIAHEMHDVLAHRISLLSVHAGALAYRAQRTEEGAAPAMDPAEIGEAVVVIRDNANHALTELGEVLRVLRWGRSEHDGHPAALPQPKLADLERLIDEAEAVGQQVTLEPGSVLDNRDLVPARVQRTAYRVVQEGLTNARKHAPGQPVVVRLDGAAADGLRVTVTNPLAATVIAREANGAGVGLTGLAERVTLDDGTFEHGVRDGGFEVRAQLPWPDDRAAD, from the coding sequence ATGGAACACGCCCCTGCCGATCACCAGGTACGCGGCCAGCGGCTGCACTGGTCGCTGCCCGGTGAGCTGGCGGTGCCCGACGACGAGCACACACCTGGATCGCGCCGCACCCTCCGGGACTGGGCCGCCGACGTCGCCCTGTTCGGCGCGGCTGCGGCCTTCTGGGCGCCGACGTTGGGCGATCCCACGCCGTCGGCCCCCGATGTGCCGGACTGGTTCGTGACGGTGGACCCGTGGGTGGGAGCGGCCGCCTGCTTGGCACTGTGGCTGCGGCGGCGGTTCCCGGTGGCGTTGGTCCTCGGACTGATTCCCGTACTGGTGGTTTCGGACTCCGCATTCGGCGCGGCAATGGTGGCAGTGCTGACTGTGGCCGTGCACCGGCGCTGGCAGACGGCTGCGCTGGTGACCGCCCCCTATGTCGTGATGGGTGCGCTTGCCGGGTACGCCTACCCCGATCCGGATTTGACCAGGCGCGGCACCATGATCACGGTCGTGCTGATGTTCCTCGTGCCGCTGGTCTCCGGTATCGCCATCCGGAGCCGCCGCCAGCTCGTGGTCAGCCTCCACCGCGACGCCGAGCGACAGCGCCGCGAGCACGAGCGCCGGCTCGGAGAGAGCCGGCGGGCCGAGCGGGAACAGATCGCCCATGAGATGCACGACGTCCTGGCCCACCGGATCTCGTTGCTGTCGGTTCATGCCGGAGCACTGGCCTACCGGGCTCAACGAACCGAAGAGGGCGCGGCGCCCGCCATGGATCCGGCCGAAATCGGCGAGGCCGTCGTCGTGATACGTGACAACGCAAATCACGCGTTGACCGAACTCGGGGAGGTCCTCAGGGTTCTGCGATGGGGACGTTCTGAGCACGACGGCCACCCCGCGGCGCTGCCGCAGCCCAAACTGGCTGACCTAGAGCGGCTGATAGACGAAGCGGAGGCAGTGGGACAGCAGGTGACCCTGGAACCGGGGTCGGTTCTCGACAACCGTGACCTCGTTCCCGCCCGGGTACAGCGCACCGCCTATCGTGTCGTGCAAGAAGGTCTGACGAATGCCCGTAAACACGCGCCGGGACAGCCCGTCGTCGTCCGGCTCGACGGCGCCGCCGCCGATGGACTCCGGGTGACGGTCACCAATCCACTGGCCGCGACCGTGATCGCCCGGGAGGCGAATGGCGCCGGGGTGGGGCTAACCGGGTTGGCCGAGCGGGTGACCCTCGACGACGGCACATTTGAGCACGGCGTGCGAGACGGCGGTTTCGAGGTTCGCGCACAGCTACCATGGCCGGATGACCGAGCCGCCGACTGA
- a CDS encoding glycine betaine ABC transporter substrate-binding protein, with protein MLMQSTGIAGPLSSGKLRIAAPLAVIGLLTSGCFGDSDSQGGAEPGRLAENVSLDDAKFTVGSKEFTEQLILCEITAIALQSVGADIERQCGLAGSDTTRTALTSGNIDMYWEYTGTAWISYLQHTEPVDGPDEQHRAVAEEDEADNDIVWLDYAPFNNTYAIAAADGIIEEYGVTTLSDYADLANSDPAAASLCVNSEFSVRNDGLPGVQESYGFEMASNNLATLEEGSIYNAIGKSDPCNFGMVATTDGRIQGLGLTVLEDDNGFFPVYNPAVTVRKPVIDEHPELAEVLNPIAAALSTEAMQQLNSEVDIDGERVEDVAREWLRSHGFVGD; from the coding sequence ATGCTCATGCAGTCCACCGGGATCGCCGGTCCTCTCTCGTCCGGAAAGTTGCGAATCGCCGCCCCGCTCGCGGTGATCGGCTTGTTGACCAGCGGCTGTTTCGGGGATTCGGACAGCCAGGGAGGAGCCGAGCCAGGAAGGCTCGCGGAGAACGTCTCTCTCGACGACGCAAAGTTCACCGTAGGCTCCAAGGAGTTCACCGAGCAGCTCATCCTGTGTGAGATCACCGCCATCGCGTTGCAGTCCGTCGGCGCCGACATCGAACGGCAGTGCGGGCTTGCGGGGAGCGATACGACACGCACCGCGCTGACGTCTGGAAACATCGACATGTACTGGGAGTACACCGGTACCGCCTGGATCAGTTACCTGCAGCACACCGAGCCGGTGGACGGTCCCGACGAGCAGCACCGCGCCGTCGCCGAGGAAGACGAAGCCGACAACGACATCGTGTGGCTCGATTACGCCCCGTTCAACAACACCTACGCGATCGCCGCCGCGGACGGGATTATCGAAGAGTACGGCGTCACCACCCTGTCCGACTACGCCGACCTCGCAAACTCCGACCCGGCGGCCGCGTCGTTGTGCGTCAACAGCGAATTCAGCGTGCGAAACGACGGCCTACCTGGTGTGCAGGAGTCCTACGGGTTCGAGATGGCCTCGAACAACCTTGCCACCCTCGAAGAGGGGTCGATCTACAACGCGATCGGGAAGAGCGATCCGTGCAACTTCGGCATGGTGGCAACTACAGACGGACGTATCCAAGGGCTCGGCCTAACTGTGCTGGAGGACGACAACGGCTTCTTCCCGGTGTACAACCCGGCCGTCACGGTGCGGAAGCCGGTCATCGACGAGCATCCGGAGCTTGCCGAGGTATTGAACCCCATAGCGGCAGCGCTGAGCACCGAAGCCATGCAGCAACTCAACAGCGAAGTGGACATCGACGGCGAGCGGGTCGAGGATGTCGCCCGGGAGTGGCTGCGAAGCCACGGCTTCGTCGGTGACTAA
- a CDS encoding peptidylprolyl isomerase, producing MAEKLQASLHTNHGDITLNLLPNHAPKTVQNFVELAEGTREWTNPATGERTNSKLYDGTVFHRVIAGFMIQGGDPLGNGTGGPGYDFADEFHPELVFDRPYLLAMANAGPNTNGSQFFITVGAQPHLNRRHTIFGEVADDQSRQVVDSIARVSTGRADRPVDDVVIESVTITRS from the coding sequence GTGGCTGAGAAGCTCCAAGCCTCCTTGCACACCAACCATGGCGACATCACTCTCAATCTCTTACCCAATCACGCCCCGAAAACCGTGCAGAACTTCGTTGAGCTTGCCGAAGGGACGCGTGAGTGGACCAACCCCGCCACCGGAGAGCGGACAAACAGCAAACTCTATGACGGCACGGTCTTCCATCGCGTGATCGCCGGGTTCATGATTCAAGGCGGCGACCCCCTCGGCAACGGCACCGGCGGTCCAGGCTATGACTTCGCCGACGAGTTCCACCCGGAACTCGTCTTCGACCGGCCGTACCTGCTGGCCATGGCCAACGCCGGCCCCAACACCAACGGGTCGCAGTTCTTCATCACGGTGGGCGCCCAGCCGCACCTGAACCGCAGGCACACTATCTTCGGCGAGGTCGCGGACGACCAAAGCCGCCAGGTGGTCGATTCCATCGCTCGGGTTTCCACCGGCCGCGCGGATCGTCCGGTGGACGATGTTGTCATCGAGTCCGTCACCATCACTCGTAGCTGA
- a CDS encoding TetR/AcrR family transcriptional regulator C-terminal ligand-binding domain-containing protein: MTSTPSGPRPSRRSETSRRAILGAAFELVGEVGYAKLSIEAIAARAGVGKQTIYRWWPSKGAVLFDAFLALATDGQADTTLPDTGDIAADLKHVLRATVDELTDPRFDLPTRALNTEVAHDPALAADYVERLDRPIKELKKQRLRSAQRAGEIASDVDLDVAVELLFAPLFQRWMLRSGPLTPEFADAVVATVLAGLRPRQN; this comes from the coding sequence GTGACCAGCACTCCGTCGGGCCCGCGGCCCAGCCGTCGCAGTGAGACGTCGCGGCGGGCGATCCTTGGCGCAGCCTTCGAACTCGTGGGGGAGGTCGGCTACGCGAAGCTGAGCATCGAGGCCATCGCAGCTCGTGCCGGCGTCGGCAAGCAGACGATCTACCGGTGGTGGCCCTCGAAGGGCGCAGTCCTGTTCGACGCCTTTCTCGCCCTCGCCACCGACGGACAGGCGGACACCACCCTGCCGGACACCGGCGACATCGCGGCGGACCTCAAGCACGTGCTCCGGGCCACAGTCGACGAACTCACGGATCCTCGATTCGACCTTCCCACCCGGGCGCTCAACACCGAGGTCGCACATGATCCCGCCCTCGCCGCCGACTACGTCGAACGGCTGGACCGGCCGATCAAAGAGCTGAAAAAGCAACGGCTACGCAGCGCGCAACGGGCCGGCGAGATAGCTTCTGACGTCGATCTCGACGTGGCGGTCGAGCTGCTCTTCGCACCGCTCTTCCAGCGCTGGATGCTGCGCTCCGGGCCGTTGACCCCCGAGTTCGCCGACGCCGTCGTCGCCACCGTCTTGGCCGGACTGCGCCCGCGTCAGAACTAG
- a CDS encoding response regulator — translation MTEPPTDPVSVLLVDDDPLVRAGLRLMLGGSGDIEIVGEVGDGTEVADAVSRHRPDVILMDIRMPYLDGISATRMLTSRRPAADHHRQPVVIVLTTFDADTNVIAALRAGAAGFLLKNTPPDQIVEAVRRAATGEPVLSPTAVRSLIDHVATTGADERSRQARDRFALLAVREREVAVAVAEGLSNAEIAERLYMSVGTVKAHVSSILTKLGLTNRIQLAILAHDAGLD, via the coding sequence ATGACCGAGCCGCCGACTGACCCGGTCAGCGTGCTACTGGTCGATGACGATCCCCTGGTGCGGGCTGGCCTGCGGCTCATGCTGGGTGGCTCAGGCGACATCGAGATCGTGGGTGAAGTGGGTGACGGAACGGAGGTGGCTGACGCTGTCAGCCGGCACAGACCCGACGTCATCCTGATGGACATCCGGATGCCCTATCTGGACGGGATCTCCGCCACCCGGATGCTCACCTCGCGTCGCCCGGCTGCCGATCACCACCGGCAGCCGGTGGTGATCGTGCTGACGACCTTCGACGCCGACACTAACGTCATTGCCGCGTTACGTGCCGGTGCGGCTGGTTTCCTGCTCAAGAACACTCCACCCGACCAGATCGTCGAGGCGGTGCGCCGCGCGGCGACAGGAGAGCCCGTGCTCTCGCCCACCGCGGTGCGAAGTCTGATCGATCACGTCGCCACGACCGGCGCCGACGAACGATCCCGGCAGGCGCGCGACCGTTTCGCGCTGCTGGCCGTGCGGGAGCGCGAGGTAGCCGTTGCTGTCGCCGAAGGGTTGTCGAACGCCGAGATCGCCGAGCGCCTCTACATGTCCGTCGGCACAGTGAAAGCACACGTCTCCAGCATCCTGACGAAGCTGGGGCTCACGAACCGGATCCAGCTCGCGATACTGGCACACGACGCCGGGCTCGACTGA
- a CDS encoding cell division protein CrgA, with protein sequence MPKSRRRKKDDAQAPEPREGRDPSVSGRWVVPTMLTLLLLGLVWIVTYYLLREHIGFMDALGGWNLVIGMGLITGGFITATQWK encoded by the coding sequence GTGCCGAAGTCGCGCCGCCGAAAGAAGGATGACGCCCAGGCGCCGGAGCCGCGTGAGGGTCGCGACCCGAGTGTCTCCGGCCGCTGGGTCGTTCCCACCATGCTCACGCTGTTGCTCCTGGGCCTGGTGTGGATTGTCACGTACTACCTGCTCCGCGAGCACATTGGCTTCATGGACGCACTTGGTGGCTGGAACCTGGTGATCGGAATGGGTTTGATCACCGGTGGTTTCATCACCGCAACCCAGTGGAAGTAG